A region from the Stutzerimonas stutzeri genome encodes:
- a CDS encoding PulJ/GspJ family protein: MKPTRGFTLVELVIVIALSAIVLVMITVVLKRPLDAYVDQSRRGELVELASLALNRAARDIRLAVPNSVRQSADGRTLEMLNILNAGRYVSNRAGSDSLRFSAELSGCETANGRCDGFQVLDPNFDVSGARWLVVYNLGASSGGNPSAGANVWAYANPGVITPTGASFTAAANATSRETQVSLNGLSAAGFTFAYPSPQRRFYLADQVIGYRCEPAAEGGQLARYTRTTLTATAPSTLPADAVRVAPYVTGCQINYQPGTPQRPGLVTLSLTLTREGESITLQQQVKVDNAP; this comes from the coding sequence ATGAAGCCAACGCGTGGTTTCACCCTCGTCGAGCTGGTCATCGTGATTGCGCTCAGCGCCATCGTCCTGGTGATGATCACGGTGGTGCTCAAGCGACCGCTGGATGCGTATGTCGACCAGAGCCGACGCGGCGAGCTGGTAGAACTGGCGTCTCTGGCTCTCAACCGAGCGGCGCGCGATATCCGCCTGGCGGTACCCAACTCGGTACGTCAGTCGGCCGACGGCCGCACGCTGGAAATGCTCAATATCCTCAATGCCGGCCGGTATGTCTCCAACCGGGCCGGGAGCGATAGCCTGCGCTTTTCCGCCGAGTTGAGTGGGTGCGAGACGGCCAATGGCCGTTGTGATGGTTTTCAGGTGCTGGATCCGAACTTCGATGTCAGCGGCGCCCGTTGGCTGGTGGTCTACAACCTGGGCGCCAGTAGCGGTGGCAACCCTTCGGCCGGGGCCAATGTGTGGGCCTATGCCAACCCGGGGGTGATCACACCCACTGGCGCTTCCTTCACTGCTGCAGCCAACGCCACCAGTCGCGAAACACAGGTAAGCCTGAATGGCCTGTCGGCCGCAGGATTCACCTTTGCGTATCCCTCACCGCAGCGGCGGTTCTATCTGGCTGACCAGGTCATCGGCTATCGCTGTGAACCGGCTGCCGAAGGTGGACAGTTGGCGCGCTATACCCGCACGACCCTGACGGCGACCGCACCGAGTACGTTGCCGGCGGATGCCGTGCGGGTGGCGCCCTACGTGACCGGCTGCCAGATCAACTACCAGCCAGGCACGCCACAGCGACCGGGATTGGTGACGCTGAGCCTGACACTCACGCGTGAGGGCGAATCCATCACCCTTCAACAACAGGTGAAAGTCGACAATGCGCCGTGA
- a CDS encoding pilus assembly FimT family protein — protein sequence MHCGQSGFTLVELVLTLVIIGILAAVVGPRFFDRRVFDERLFFEETVSAVRYAQKLALASGCLTQISLGAGGYQLRRAANCTSGAYSAEVQGPDGQIPFANTDLPAGVSVSATNFPVVFDSLGRPSSAASATIGAFTFSVTAETGLVQ from the coding sequence ATGCACTGTGGCCAATCCGGCTTCACCCTCGTCGAGCTGGTGCTGACCCTGGTCATCATCGGCATCCTCGCCGCTGTGGTGGGGCCGCGATTCTTTGACCGGCGGGTGTTCGATGAGCGCCTGTTTTTCGAAGAGACGGTCTCGGCCGTGCGTTACGCGCAGAAGCTAGCCTTGGCCAGCGGCTGCCTGACGCAGATCAGCCTGGGCGCGGGTGGCTACCAGCTGCGCCGTGCCGCGAACTGTACCTCCGGCGCTTATAGCGCTGAGGTGCAGGGGCCGGACGGCCAGATACCCTTTGCCAATACCGATTTGCCCGCAGGCGTCTCGGTATCGGCCACCAATTTCCCCGTGGTGTTCGACTCGCTGGGGCGCCCCTCCAGCGCGGCGAGCGCCACCATCGGTGCATTCACTTTCAGTGTGACCGCCGAAACCGGGCTGGTGCAATGA
- a CDS encoding type II secretion system protein → MIELVVVIAILGILAAVALPHFIDSAKDAHRAAVRSAGGAFTSAVSLLRGQYELNRNGGTNLCVAGNCQINVAGYGNGTLDVNAAGWPVGTERSGTPGINTAMTADECRRLWGNLLQASAPTVNGNQAAFTATANGTRCLYAYTLDGADDIIEYNANTGEVFVTFN, encoded by the coding sequence ATGATCGAGTTGGTTGTGGTGATCGCGATCCTCGGCATCCTGGCCGCAGTAGCGCTTCCGCACTTCATCGATTCGGCCAAAGACGCTCACCGTGCCGCGGTGCGCAGCGCTGGCGGGGCGTTTACCTCGGCGGTGTCGCTCCTGCGCGGGCAATACGAGCTCAATCGCAATGGCGGCACCAACCTTTGCGTCGCCGGCAACTGCCAGATCAACGTGGCGGGCTATGGCAACGGAACGCTCGACGTCAACGCGGCCGGTTGGCCGGTAGGCACCGAGCGCAGTGGAACGCCGGGGATCAATACGGCCATGACCGCCGACGAATGCCGGCGGCTATGGGGCAACCTGCTGCAAGCATCGGCGCCCACGGTCAACGGGAACCAGGCGGCCTTCACCGCCACGGCCAACGGCACCCGCTGCCTGTACGCCTACACGCTCGATGGGGCTGACGACATCATCGAGTACAACGCCAATACCGGCGAAGTTTTCGTCACCTTCAACTGA
- a CDS encoding prepilin-type N-terminal cleavage/methylation domain-containing protein has protein sequence MKRQQGMTLIELVISIMIIGIAAAALYSAMASMVGRSADPMLRQQSLTIAEGYLEEILTQPYLDPSSFNTGSCAATVGLPRARFDDLCDYADLDDQGARDAAGNAITGLSEYRVRVAVANLADWNGVLARRVEVTVIDPSGQALKLAGMRTCYGEIDASGVERCP, from the coding sequence ATGAAGCGCCAGCAGGGTATGACGCTGATCGAGCTGGTGATCAGCATCATGATCATCGGGATTGCCGCAGCTGCGCTTTATTCGGCGATGGCATCCATGGTTGGCCGCTCTGCTGACCCCATGTTGCGCCAACAGAGCCTGACGATTGCCGAAGGCTACCTCGAAGAAATCCTCACGCAGCCCTACCTCGACCCGAGCAGCTTCAATACCGGAAGCTGTGCGGCGACAGTTGGCCTGCCACGTGCACGGTTCGACGACCTCTGTGATTACGCTGATTTGGATGATCAGGGCGCGCGCGATGCGGCGGGCAACGCCATCACCGGCTTGTCGGAGTATCGGGTACGGGTCGCTGTTGCCAATCTGGCTGACTGGAATGGAGTACTGGCCCGTCGCGTCGAGGTGACCGTTATCGATCCGTCCGGCCAGGCGCTGAAACTCGCCGGCATGCGGACCTGCTATGGCGAAATCGACGCTAGCGGCGTGGAGCGTTGCCCATGA
- a CDS encoding type II secretion system F family protein: MASFRYTGRNAQGAKVSGELDGANADSVAGELLSRQITPLTIDASDAGAVGSGDALALLRDKLRRKRVDLDELIIFSRQMYSLSKAGVPIIRAIGGLAESNRNLFFRQILQDVRASLESGQSMAVALNAHPRVFNNLFVSMVSVGENTGQLDQAFKQLAAYLELERETRKRIKQATRYPIFVMVAMGVALAVINLLVIPAFAKVFAQFHAQLPWATRVLIGTSNFMRDWWWLLLFGIVGGLYAFFKWIETDPGRLHWDRIKLRLPIVGGIFERIALARFTRTFAMMYRAGVPLLQTLSINSASVGNRHIGQAILGIRESVERGEALTRSAYNSGLFTPLVLQMMAVGEETGALDDLFIEVADFYEQEVDYDLKQLADAIEPILIVCMGVMVLVLALGVFLPMWELGAAAQGRG; the protein is encoded by the coding sequence ATGGCTAGCTTCCGTTACACCGGCCGCAACGCGCAGGGCGCCAAGGTCAGCGGCGAACTCGACGGTGCCAACGCGGATTCCGTTGCCGGCGAGTTGCTGTCCCGGCAGATCACGCCGTTGACCATCGATGCCAGCGATGCTGGGGCCGTCGGTAGCGGCGATGCGCTGGCGCTGCTGCGCGACAAGCTGCGTCGCAAGCGGGTCGATCTGGACGAGCTGATCATCTTCAGCCGGCAGATGTACAGCCTGAGCAAGGCCGGCGTGCCGATCATCCGCGCCATCGGCGGCTTGGCCGAATCCAATCGAAACCTGTTCTTCCGACAGATCCTGCAGGACGTGCGCGCCAGCCTGGAAAGCGGCCAATCCATGGCCGTGGCCCTCAATGCGCACCCGAGAGTATTCAACAACCTGTTCGTCAGCATGGTCAGCGTCGGTGAGAACACCGGCCAGCTCGATCAGGCGTTCAAGCAGCTGGCGGCCTATCTGGAGCTCGAGCGCGAAACCCGCAAGCGCATCAAGCAGGCCACCCGCTACCCGATCTTCGTCATGGTCGCGATGGGGGTCGCCCTGGCGGTGATCAACCTGCTGGTGATTCCGGCTTTCGCCAAGGTATTCGCGCAATTCCACGCGCAGCTGCCCTGGGCGACGCGGGTGCTGATCGGCACCTCCAACTTCATGCGCGACTGGTGGTGGCTGCTTCTGTTCGGCATTGTCGGTGGGCTCTACGCCTTCTTCAAATGGATCGAGACCGATCCGGGCCGACTGCACTGGGATCGCATCAAACTGCGCCTGCCCATTGTCGGCGGCATCTTCGAACGCATCGCCCTGGCGCGCTTCACCCGCACCTTCGCGATGATGTACCGCGCCGGCGTGCCGTTGTTGCAGACCCTGTCGATCAACAGCGCCAGCGTCGGCAACCGGCATATCGGCCAAGCCATTCTCGGCATTCGCGAAAGCGTCGAACGTGGCGAAGCCTTGACACGCTCGGCGTACAACAGCGGCCTGTTCACCCCGCTGGTGCTGCAGATGATGGCCGTCGGCGAAGAAACCGGCGCCCTCGACGACCTGTTTATCGAAGTCGCCGATTTCTACGAACAGGAAGTCGACTACGACCTCAAGCAACTGGCCGACGCCATCGAGCCGATCCTTATCGTCTGCATGGGCGTGATGGTGCTGGTGCTGGCGCTCGGTGTGTTCCTGCCGATGTGGGAACTGGGCGCAGCGGCGCAGGGAAGAGGGTGA
- a CDS encoding pilin, with protein sequence MKKQQSGFTMIELIMVIVILGILAAFALPRFADFGTDARVAAMQGIAGSVKSASAIAHAQALVTKPTGNTITLEGKSIAMIGTYPAATNEGIGEAAQLETSGADYTVTATGNVLTVTSNANSSCSFTYTTNYTAAAGTTAAVDAAPAINTSNVTKARCN encoded by the coding sequence ATGAAGAAGCAACAAAGCGGTTTCACCATGATCGAGCTGATTATGGTGATTGTGATACTGGGGATTTTGGCGGCGTTTGCGCTGCCGCGATTTGCGGATTTTGGTACTGATGCTCGGGTGGCTGCTATGCAGGGCATCGCTGGTTCGGTGAAGTCGGCGTCAGCTATTGCGCATGCCCAAGCGCTGGTGACCAAGCCGACCGGTAACACTATCACCTTGGAAGGAAAATCTATCGCAATGATTGGGACATATCCTGCAGCCACCAACGAGGGCATCGGCGAGGCTGCTCAACTTGAAACGAGCGGCGCTGACTATACCGTCACAGCAACTGGCAACGTTCTAACCGTGACCTCGAATGCAAACAGCAGTTGTTCTTTTACTTACACAACCAACTACACCGCTGCTGCCGGCACCACGGCGGCAGTTGATGCCGCTCCAGCCATCAACACGTCGAATGTGACCAAGGCCAGATGTAATTGA